From Bacteroidota bacterium, the proteins below share one genomic window:
- the dusB gene encoding tRNA dihydrouridine synthase DusB, producing the protein MMKIGNITFGPYPVFLAPLEDVTDLPFRKICKEMGADMMYSEFISSEGLIRDAEKSLIKLDFTEEERPIGIQIFGHDTASMVKATQMAAEARPDIIDINWGCPVKKVINKGAGAGMLRDVDKMVEITRAVVNATNIPVTAKTRLGWDDTSKNILEVAERLQDTGIKALTIHGRTRAQLYKGKADWTLIGEVKNNPRMHIPVIGNGDITTAGIAKEMFDKYGVDGIMIGRAAIGYPWIFREVKGYLSNGQIISPPDIPERTQTCRRHFLEALTYKGEKKGIFEMRKFYGSYFRGLPHFKDFRIKLITSGNVQEILDLLDQIQGFYR; encoded by the coding sequence ATTATGAAAATAGGTAATATAACGTTCGGACCCTATCCTGTCTTCCTGGCACCTTTGGAAGATGTGACCGATTTGCCTTTCAGGAAGATTTGCAAGGAAATGGGAGCCGACATGATGTACAGCGAATTTATTTCTTCAGAAGGATTGATACGGGATGCTGAAAAAAGCCTGATAAAGCTTGATTTTACGGAGGAAGAACGACCGATTGGCATTCAGATTTTTGGTCACGACACCGCTTCCATGGTGAAGGCAACGCAAATGGCAGCTGAAGCCCGGCCCGATATCATCGACATAAACTGGGGTTGCCCGGTGAAAAAAGTCATCAACAAAGGAGCAGGTGCCGGAATGCTGCGGGATGTCGACAAAATGGTGGAAATAACCCGTGCTGTAGTTAATGCAACCAACATTCCGGTGACAGCCAAAACCCGGCTGGGTTGGGATGATACCAGCAAAAACATCCTGGAAGTAGCTGAAAGATTGCAGGATACAGGTATCAAAGCCTTAACCATACATGGGAGGACAAGGGCTCAGCTTTATAAAGGCAAGGCCGACTGGACCCTGATCGGTGAAGTGAAAAACAACCCGAGAATGCATATTCCTGTTATTGGCAACGGCGACATTACCACAGCCGGGATCGCGAAAGAAATGTTCGATAAATATGGTGTGGACGGCATCATGATCGGCCGCGCAGCTATTGGTTATCCCTGGATATTTCGTGAAGTGAAAGGCTATCTGAGTAACGGACAGATCATTTCTCCGCCGGATATCCCGGAGCGTACTCAAACCTGCAGAAGACATTTCCTGGAAGCCTTAACTTATAAAGGTGAAAAAAAAGGAATTTTTGAAATGCGAAAGTTTTACGGCAGTTATTTCAGAGGCTTACCCCATTTCAAAGATTTCAGGATCAAACTGATAACATCCGGGAATGTACAGGAAATCCTGGATTTACTGGATCAAATTCAAGGTTTTTACCGTTAG
- a CDS encoding CPBP family intramembrane metalloprotease: protein MMYQSEPVLYRTHPFLRLVVLLALLIVSMLVTAFIGILIGLPFFGSELIESLKGFSLLNQPDQIGMLKYLQIVNQIGLFIIPPILFALMVSRSIKGYLRMDRRPHSMTILAGSIMILFSLPFLHWLSELNEAIRLPEFMGSVERWFQEYESRARELTEAFVDVHTWGGLTVNLLMIALLPAFGEEMLFRGVLLRGMNDWTKNIHASVLITAFLFSALHLQFYGFLPRFVLGVLLGYMLVWTGSLWVPIIMHFVNNAMAVLIVFFMNRSGKEVEMEEIGSSSNIFIIFFSFLLMLSLTFFIYANEERQRIK, encoded by the coding sequence ATGATGTATCAAAGCGAACCCGTTTTATATCGCACCCATCCTTTCCTTCGGCTGGTGGTTTTACTGGCCCTTCTCATCGTTTCCATGCTGGTGACAGCATTTATAGGCATATTGATTGGACTGCCTTTTTTCGGTTCGGAACTCATTGAATCGCTGAAAGGTTTTTCTTTGCTTAACCAGCCCGATCAGATCGGTATGCTGAAGTACCTGCAGATTGTTAACCAGATAGGGCTATTCATCATTCCTCCTATTCTGTTTGCTTTGATGGTAAGCCGCAGCATTAAGGGGTATCTCCGGATGGACAGGAGACCTCATTCCATGACGATTCTGGCAGGAAGTATTATGATCCTGTTTTCATTGCCTTTCCTGCATTGGCTCTCTGAGTTGAATGAAGCAATAAGGTTGCCGGAGTTCATGGGTTCGGTCGAAAGGTGGTTCCAGGAATATGAAAGCAGGGCGAGAGAGCTTACAGAGGCTTTTGTTGATGTACATACCTGGGGAGGACTGACAGTGAACCTGCTGATGATTGCATTACTGCCTGCTTTCGGAGAGGAAATGCTCTTCCGAGGGGTGCTTTTGAGGGGAATGAATGACTGGACGAAGAACATTCATGCATCGGTTCTTATTACTGCTTTCCTGTTTTCCGCCCTGCATCTGCAGTTTTATGGGTTTCTGCCTAGGTTTGTGCTGGGGGTTTTGCTCGGATACATGTTGGTTTGGACGGGATCATTGTGGGTTCCGATTATTATGCATTTCGTCAACAATGCGATGGCGGTGCTTATTGTATTTTTTATGAACCGTTCCGGTAAAGAGGTGGAGATGGAGGAAATTGGGTCTTCGTCAAATATTTTCATCATTTTTTTCAGTTTCCTGCTGATGCTTTCGTTGACTTTTTTCATTTATGCCAACGAAGAACGGCAACGGATAAAATAA
- a CDS encoding biopolymer transporter ExbD, producing MSRFKKKKGSKQQAINTASLPDIIFMLLFFFMVTTVMREVTLIVQIKAPEAAAVEKLEKKSLVSYIYVGIPQKSKIYGTESRIQLNDAFATVDDIQDFIIRERESRDEADKKFLTTSIKADENTRMGIITDIKQELRKIGAFKINYSSRKIYADN from the coding sequence ATGTCAAGATTCAAAAAGAAAAAAGGTTCAAAGCAACAGGCCATCAACACAGCCTCTTTGCCTGACATTATCTTTATGTTGCTTTTCTTCTTTATGGTAACCACCGTAATGCGGGAAGTAACCCTCATCGTTCAGATCAAAGCCCCGGAAGCCGCCGCAGTGGAAAAACTGGAAAAAAAATCGCTCGTTAGCTATATATACGTGGGTATACCTCAGAAATCAAAGATTTATGGTACCGAATCACGTATCCAGCTTAATGATGCTTTTGCCACTGTCGACGATATCCAGGACTTTATTATCCGGGAAAGAGAATCCCGTGACGAAGCCGATAAAAAATTCCTGACTACCTCAATAAAAGCCGATGAAAACACCCGAATGGGAATTATCACGGATATAAAACAGGAACTTAGGAAGATAGGAGCGTTTAAAATAAATTATTCGTCGCGGAAAATCTACGCCGACAACTAA
- a CDS encoding biopolymer transporter ExbD, translating to MALRSVPEVNAGSMADIAFLLLIFFLVTTTMDVDTGISRKLPPPVEDDTDVDIKERNVFKVLVNSSDRLLVEDRPGDIRTLKDQAKEFFMNPYNSEELPEKKLEVIEHLGEVWVSKGVISLKNDRGTSYAMYIKVQDELTKAFDELRNEMSLQYFGVKFENLVDETKREAIQSAIPMAISEAEPENVGGN from the coding sequence ATGGCATTAAGAAGTGTACCGGAAGTCAATGCAGGATCCATGGCTGATATAGCCTTCCTGTTGTTGATATTCTTCCTAGTTACAACGACCATGGACGTGGATACGGGTATTTCGAGGAAGCTGCCACCACCGGTTGAAGACGACACTGATGTTGACATTAAGGAAAGGAACGTTTTCAAAGTGCTGGTAAACAGCTCCGACCGTCTTCTTGTTGAAGACAGGCCGGGAGATATCCGGACCCTGAAAGACCAGGCTAAGGAATTCTTTATGAATCCTTATAACAGCGAAGAGCTTCCTGAGAAAAAACTGGAAGTCATCGAGCATCTGGGTGAAGTATGGGTCTCCAAGGGTGTAATATCCCTGAAAAACGACCGTGGTACATCCTATGCAATGTATATCAAAGTCCAGGATGAACTGACAAAGGCCTTCGACGAACTCAGAAATGAGATGTCGCTACAATATTTTGGGGTCAAATTTGAAAACCTGGTTGATGAAACGAAGAGGGAAGCCATCCAGAGTGCAATCCCGATGGCCATCTCCGAAGCTGAACCGGAAAACGTAGGAGGAAACTGA